Proteins encoded within one genomic window of Macaca thibetana thibetana isolate TM-01 chromosome 3, ASM2454274v1, whole genome shotgun sequence:
- the HMGN1 gene encoding non-histone chromosomal protein HMG-14, producing MPKRKVSSAEGAAKEEPKRRSARLSAKPPAKVEAKPKKAAAKDKSSDKKVQTKGKRGAKGKQAEVANQETKEDLPAENGETKTEESPASDEAGEKEAKSD from the exons ATGCCCAAGAGGAAG GTCAGCTCCGCCGAAGGGGCCGCCAAGGAAGAG cCCAAGAGGAGATCGGCGCGGTTGTCAGCT AAACCTCCTGCCAAAGTGGAAGCGAAGCCGAAAAAGGCAGCAGCGAAG GATAAATCTTCAGACAAAAAAGtgcaaacaaaagggaaaaggggagcaAAGGGAAAACAGGCCGAAGTGGCTAACCAAGAAACTAAAGAAGATTTACCTGCAGAAAACGGGGAAACGAAAACTGAGGAG aGTCCAGCCTCTgatgaagcaggagagaaagaagccaagTCTGATTAA